The Chrysiogenia bacterium region GGGTCGATGTACAACGTGCCAGCGGAGTCAAGCAGGCATTCCTATACGCGTTTTACATGGTCGTGGTGGGACAAACGACGTTCCCCATCCCCGATATCCCAATGGGAGCAATGCTCGAAAGGATTGCGAAGCGATGAAACGTATATGCCTGGGACTGGCATTTGGTTCACTAGCGTATGCACTTGGAGGTTGTGGAGGGTTCAGCCTGATCGGCACCCCGATCTTTGTAGACGATCGCACTGCGCTCGAAAATCAGGTGCTCGGTGAATACGAGCCCCTGGAGGAAGACCTGCTGCTGATTACTTCGTTGCCGGGCAGCGCCGGCGGTGCGGCGGCCGAGCAGGCCGTGCTCGCAAAGAGCACCGATCCGCGTGTAAGCGATGCGCAGGCCCGGCTCGTGCGCATCCTGCAGGTCCAGCAATACAACCAGGATGACTTGCTCCGCTACCTCCAGCAGGGCTGGATCGGCGAAAAAGCTGATGGCTACGTCCACCTCTTTACCGAACGTGTCGCGGAGGAGAGCGCGCGCACGCGCGAGCAGCTCGAGCGCTTCGTCAAGGAAGCCAACCGCGATCGCTCGGACCTGATCGCCGCGCTCATTGTGATTTCTCCCTCGCTTTCGGATTCCGACCGCCCGGAGACCGAGCGCCTCTACGGCAAGCGGCGCATTGGGCGTCTTGGCGCCGGCATGTGGTACCAGACCCCTCAGGGAACCTGGGCGCGGGTCGGTGAAAAGAACGCGGAGAACGCACCCGCCAAATGAACTGCGCCCGGCACAGAACACTGCTCGCCTCTCTGGCGGTGCTGCTGGCACTGCTGGGTGGCTGCATTGTGTCCGACCTGACCAACGCGCTTCGGCGCGGGCAGCTCGGCTGGCTGGGCAAGTTCCCGAAGATCGAACTCGAAGAGCCCCCGGCGCCCGAAGGGACCCTGAGTGATCCGGTCCCCATGACCGTTCATCCCGACGCCGAGTTTGATCTGACGACCATCGACGACAAGGGGCTGGCGGTCTTTGTCTCCGACCGCAGCGGCAACTGGGACCTGTGGGCGCAGCCGCTTGATGGCGCGCCCCCCCAGCGACTTCTTGACCTTCCCTCCCGCGAATCACAGCCCGTTGTCTCGCCCGATCGAGACTGGGTGGCGTTCGTATCGGATCATTCCGACGAGCACGGCGACATCCACCGCGTGAAGCTCGAACCCTCGGGAACCCTGGACCAGGTGAACCGCAGCGGGCGCAAGGAAGAAGAACAGCTCCCGCGGGTGAATACGATCGAGAGCTCACCGCAATGGGTCAATGATGACTTGATTGCGTTTACCTCGAAGACGTCCGATGGCTGGCGGCTTTTCGCCTACGACTGGGATTCGGAGAAGACCTGGCTGCTCAGCTCTTCCGAAGTGCGTGAGTTTGCGCTCAGCCCCGATGAGGACCACGGTTCGCTCATCGCCTACCTGGCGGGCGGCGCTCTGTGGCTGGCCCGGCTCGAAAACGGGCGAGGGGATAAGCCGCTTCGCGGCGTGCGTGTCTCCCCCGGCACGGCGTTGGAGGGATTTCCCGCCTGGGG contains the following coding sequences:
- a CDS encoding DUF1318 domain-containing protein; this translates as MKRICLGLAFGSLAYALGGCGGFSLIGTPIFVDDRTALENQVLGEYEPLEEDLLLITSLPGSAGGAAAEQAVLAKSTDPRVSDAQARLVRILQVQQYNQDDLLRYLQQGWIGEKADGYVHLFTERVAEESARTREQLERFVKEANRDRSDLIAALIVISPSLSDSDRPETERLYGKRRIGRLGAGMWYQTPQGTWARVGEKNAENAPAK
- a CDS encoding PD40 domain-containing protein; this encodes MNCARHRTLLASLAVLLALLGGCIVSDLTNALRRGQLGWLGKFPKIELEEPPAPEGTLSDPVPMTVHPDAEFDLTTIDDKGLAVFVSDRSGNWDLWAQPLDGAPPQRLLDLPSRESQPVVSPDRDWVAFVSDHSDEHGDIHRVKLEPSGTLDQVNRSGRKEEEQLPRVNTIESSPQWVNDDLIAFTSKTSDGWRLFAYDWDSEKTWLLSSSEVREFALSPDEDHGSLIAYLAGGALWLARLENGRGDKPLRGVRVSPGTALEGFPAWGMRESDKGLWLYYTRWMDDTNLDGLVDAEDNPSLWRIEVDSVAAKTIGLPEPLTGGEAYDVSPAPSKHGLYFVRQRGTGVGIVRLPLAGRAAGLRADEAQVDAIQNWGSAYDRLLGYRWVRQRARTASNQSLEIRCTYEIAEEFEALDNLGQAMAAY